A window from Primulina huaijiensis isolate GDHJ02 chromosome 11, ASM1229523v2, whole genome shotgun sequence encodes these proteins:
- the LOC140988298 gene encoding uncharacterized protein, with the protein MDFFFGLNDLFRFTKSGILSFGKSVYCTKNPALCESKEIIQSKEEVYERKLCPKNKSKWSSKLCPVKKALEKQSQQVERDDVLGKSDTSEQVKALQEHVDRNFVELKDMFSNLDSKLERIMEVLNISSSSKRCLDEPTTVFAQSKKKKTHEKCEPGTTVFNQGVTLGQEAIVEPFISPLTYLDNPVKEVTSVNRDLNEGVSREEEVFDPLNNATHHRTLDFQILI; encoded by the exons ATGGACTTTTTCTTTGGATTGAATGATCTATTTAGATTCACAAAGAGCGGGATTCTCTCATTT GGAAAATCTGTGTACTGCACTAAGAATCCCGCTCTTTGTGAATCTAAAGAGATTATTCAATCCAAAGAAGAAGTCTATGAAAGGAAACTTTGTCCCAAAAATAAGTCAAAGTGGTCTTCTAAACTTTGTCCAGTCAAGAAAGCACTAGAAAAACAATCCCAACAAGTCGAACGAGATGATGTCCTCGGTAAATCAGATACTAGTGAACAAGTTAAAGCTTTACAAGAGCACGTGGACAGAAACTTTGTGGAGTTGAAAGATATGTTTTCAAATTTGGATAGCAAACTTGAACGTATAATGGAAGTTTTGAACATTTcaagttcatccaaaagatGTTTGGATGAACCAACCACTGTCTTTGCACAATCTAAGAAAAAGAAGACCCATGAAAAAT gTGAGCCAGGGACAACTGTTTTCAATCAAGGAGTGACTCTTGGGCAAGAGGCGATTGTTGAACCATTCATATCTCCTCTTACATATCTTg ATAACCCGGTCAAAGAGGTAACTTCTGTCAATCGAGACTTGAATGAAGGAGTGAGCCGAGAGGAAGAAGTGTTTGATCCACTTAACAATGCCACCCATCATCGCACGcttgattttcaaattttaatttaa